In Gadus macrocephalus chromosome 4, ASM3116895v1, the following proteins share a genomic window:
- the osbpl8 gene encoding uncharacterized protein osbpl8, which produces MESSSESQQEDKPVPHAEVKEHPSSSAAGGGDEGVLLTPGRMSQRQGKEAGHQTPSREVLTTPASLSPGVSYTHGRTPTQPFLCPSGPRPCVWWWGWGGGGGGVLLDEAVMTSTPSWCSSTGDTRQVPPCLSSAYL; this is translated from the exons ATGGAGTCTTCTTCTGAATCTCAGCAGGAGGACAAACCTGtg CCTCATGCAGAGGTCAAGGAgcatccctcctcctctg caGCCGGCGGCGGTGATGAGGGCGTTCTTCTGACCCCGGGCAGGATGAGCCAGCGCCAGGGAAAGGAGGCGGGGCATCAGACCCCCAGCAGAGAGGTCCTGACCACGCCCGCCTCCCTCAGCCCCGGGGTCAGCTACACCCACGGTAGGACCCCCACCCAGCCTTTCCTCTGTCCCAGTGGACCACGCCCGTGTgtttggtggtgggggtgggggggtgggggggggggggtactgttgGATGAAGCGGTGATGACCTCAACCCCCTCCTGGTGTTCATCAACAGGAGACACGAGACAAGTCCCCCCCTGCCTATCCTCAGCCTACCTGTAG